From a region of the Alnus glutinosa chromosome 1, dhAlnGlut1.1, whole genome shotgun sequence genome:
- the LOC133880017 gene encoding CASP-like protein 1E2, with the protein MDGVEYRESKEVNVGNRTRGRSSYDLILRVLALVLTLAAAILLGVDKQTKGSQTAKWHYVSAFVYFVVANATVSSYAALSLVLLFTGTGANRVLKLVIFVVDTLMVALLFSGIGATTAVGLIGFQGNSHLGWGKVCNVFDKFCHQVLGSVALSVFGSLAFILIVVFSALRDN; encoded by the exons ATGGATGGGGTGGAGTACAGAGAATCAAAGGAAGTGAACGTGGGAAACCGAACAAGAGGGAGGAGTAGTTATGATTTAATTCTGAGGGTTTTGGCGTTGGTGCTCACTTTGGCGGCCGCTATTCTTCTTGGGGTGGACAAGCAGACTAAGGGTTCGCAAACTGCTAAGTGGCATTACGTGTCTGCCTTCGT GTATTTTGTGGTGGCCAATGCTACTGTATCTTCATACGCAGCCCTCTCTCTAGTCCTTTTATTCACAGGCACGGGTGCAAACCGCGTCTTAAAGTTGGTGATCTTCGTCGTCGATACGCTAATGGTGGCATTGCTCTTCTCCGGCATTGGAGCCACCACCGCAGTCGGCTTAATTGGCTTCCAAGGGAATTCTCACCTCGGGTGGGGAAAAGTGTGTAACGTGTTTGATAAATTTTGCCATCAAGTGTTAGGATCTGTTGCGCTTTCTGTGTTTGGATCACTAGCATTTATCTTGATAGTTGTCTTCTCTGCTTTGAGAGACAACTGA